CAGCGTGCCCGCGACCTCGTCGAGGCGGAGCTTGTAGCGCTCCAGGGTCGCGAGGGCCTGGTTGGCGCGGGACAGGATCGCCGCCGAGTCCTCCAGGACCCGGCGCTGGCCGTCGACGTACAGGGCGATCAGCCGCATCGACTGGGAGACCGACACGACCGGGAAGCCGACCTGCTTGCTGACGCGGTCCGCCGTGCGGTGCCGGGTGCCCGTCTCCTCCGTGGGGATCGTCGGGTCCGGGACCAGCTGCACGCCCGCGCGCAGGATCTTCGACAGGTCCGAGGACAGCACGATGCCGCCGTCCAGCTTGCACAGCTCGCGCAGACGGGTCGCGGTGAACTCGACGTCCAGCACGAAGCCGCCGGTGCACAGCGCCTCGACCGTCTTGTCGGAGCCGAGCACGATGAGCCCGCCGGTGTTGCCGCGGAGCACGCGCTCCAGTCCGTCGCGGAGGGCGGTTCCGGGTGCCACGGCGCTCAGCGAGGCGCGCATCAGGCCATCGGTACCGGCACTCCCGCCGGACTTTCCGGGAGCTGATGCCCGGTCGTTGGCTGCCACTGCACTCCTCCGGTCGCAGGTTCTGGGCGCCCCCGTGTCGCGCGCTCGGTTCGCACGGACGGGCGAGACCAGGGCAAAGTCTACCGGCGACCCTCCTCGTCCCGTGGGGCCTCTCGGCGACGGGACCGGGGAAGGACCCGCAGGGCGTCCCCTATGTCCGCGACTTCCAGGACCTTCATACCCGCCGGGATCCTGCCCGGGTCGCCCGGTACCAGGGCATGAGTGAAGCCCAGACGGTGGGCTTCCGCCAGCCTGCGCTGCACGCCCGTGACCCGTCTCACCTCGCCCGCGAGGCCCACCTCGCCGATCGCGACGAGGTTCTTGGGGAGAGGTGTGTCACTCGCCGCGCTCGCCAGCGCCAGGGCCACGGCCAGGTCCGCCGCGGGCTCGGAGAGCCTCACCCCGCCGACCGTCGCGGAGTAGATGTCCCTTTTGCCCAAGGCGCTGATCCGTCCGCGCTGTTCCAGCACCGCCAGCATCATCGACACCCGGGAGGTCTCCAGGCCCGAGGTGGTGCGGCGCGGGGAGGGGATCTGCGAGTCCACCGTGAGCGCCTGGACCTCGGCGACCAGGGGGCGGCGGCCCTCCAGGGTGACGGTCAGGCAGGTGCCCGGGACCGGTTCGGCCCGGCGGGTCAGGAAGAGCCCGCTCGGGTCGGCCAGGCCCGTGATGCCCTCGTCGTGCAGCTCGAAGCAGCCGACCTCGTCCGTGGTGCCGTAGCGGTTCTTGACGCCGCGCACGAGCCGCAGGCGCGCGTGCCGGTCGCCCTCGAAGTGCAGGACGACGTCCACCAGGTGCTCCAGCAGGCGCGGGCCCGCGATCGCGCCGTCCTTCGTGACGTGGCCCACCAGGAGCGTGGACATGCCGCGCTCCTTGGACGCCCGGATCAGGGCCCCGGCGACCTCGCGCACCTGGGCCATGCCGCCGGGCGCGCCGTCGATCTCGGGGGAGGCCACCGTCTGCACCGAGTCCATGATCAGCAGCGAGGGCTTCACCGCGTCCAAGTGGCCCAGCACCGCCGCGAGATCCGTCTCGGCCGCCAGGTACAGGTGGTCGTCGATGGCGCCGATGCGGTCGGCGCGCAGCCGGACCTGGCTCGCCGACTCCTCGCCCGTGACGTACAGGGTGCGGTGCTCGTCGCTCGCCGACTTGGCCGCCACGTCCAGCAGCAGCGTCGACTTGCCGACGCCCGGCTCGCCCGCGACCAGCACCACCGCGCCGGGGACCAGCCCGCCGCCGAGCACGCGGTCCAGCTCCGGCACGCCGGTGGGGCGGGCGGTGGCCTGACGGCCGTCCACCTGGCCGATGGGCAGGGCGGAGGTGGTGACCCGCCCCGGCGTCGTCGTACGGACCGCGGGCGCGCCGTACTCCTCGACCGTCCCCCAGGCCTGGCACTCGGGGCAGCGGCCGAGCCACTTCGCCGTCTGCCAGCCGCACTCCGTGCAGCGGTAGGACGGGCGGTCCTTGGTGGTCTTCGTACGGGCAGCCATGGACGAAACCGTAGCCGCAGCCACTGACAACAGGGGGCGCGGGCGGGCGCGGCCCCCCCCGCGCCAGGCGCCCGCCACCCCGCGCCAGCGGCGGAACGCAGGGTTCCTGTCCCCGATTGAGGGATCGTTTCACCCGTACGGATTAAAAGCGCTCAAGCCGCCTGAAGGTGCCACTCCCGGCACCCTACGGTCGCCGAATGATGAGCAGTACTCCGGAGATCTCGACCCGCACGGCCGGCGCACACCGGGTGCACCGGGAAGCGCGTGACCGCGGGGCCGCCCGCACCCTGGCGCAGCGGCCGCCCGCGCGCTACGAGCCCTACCTGGACGGCCTGTTCACCTACTGCCTGTCCGTGCTGTGCGACCACGACGCCGCGACCGCTGCCCTGGGCGACGTCCTCGCCCTCGCCGAACGCCGCGGCCGGCACGCCCCCGAGGCACCCGCGGACCGCAGGGCCTGGCTGTACGCGCTGGCCCGCTGGGCGTGCCTGCGCAAGCTGGCCGAGGCCAAGCAGAAACGTCAGAGCAGCCACGCGGCGGGCCGTTCCGACCGGCAGCGCGCCGACCGGCAGACCGCCCCGGCCCTCTCCGAGGAGGTCCGGGAACGCCGGCGCGCCGAACTGGCCCTGCTGGCCTGGCCCGAGGCCGCCGGCACCACCCCGGAGCAGCGTGAGGCGCTCGAACTCGCCGTGCGCCACCACCTCGCCGCCCACGAGGTCGCCGCCGTCCTCGGCATGGACGTGGCCGCCACCCGCGACCTGCTCGCCTCCGCCGCCTGCGAGGTGGAACGCACGCGTGCCGCCCTCGCCGTCGTCGAGACCGGGGCGTGCCCGAGCGTCGCGCACCTCGTCGGCGACGACCGGCTGGTGCTCGGCACGGCCCTGCGCCGCGAACTCGTCCGGCACGTCGACGACTGCCCGCGCTGCCGCCGCACCGCCGAGCGCGCCATCCCCGGCCGCTGGCCCGGCACCAGCGTCACCCCCGCCGAACTGCCCGTCCTGCCGGCGCCCCGCGCGGCCCTGCACGTCGCCATGGCCCACCACCCGCGCGCGCGGGGCGCCGCGCCCCGCTTCGACCGGCGCGGCTTCCCGATGGACCCCAAGGACCACGCCGCCCGAAGGGACCGGCTCCGCGCGCGTGCCGTCACCACCACCGTCGTCGCCACCGTGGTGGCCGCCCCGGTGCTCGCCCTGTGGGCCGCCTACCGGGGCACTCCCGTGGGCGAGGGCCAGGACGGCCGCTCGGCCTCCGCGCGCGAGGCGGACGACCCGTTCGGCCTGGACGGCGAGATGGCGGGCGGCGGCTACGAGAACACCGGCAACGCCAGCACCCGCCCCGGCCCCCGCTTCGGCAAGGACGGCAAGGCCGACGTCTCCGTCGAGGTCATCGGCGTCCCCGGCGCCGGCCGCAAGGCCGCCCTGGACATCACGGCCGGCCACAGCGGCGACACCACCCTGATCACGCTGACGGCCACGGGCCCCGCCCCGGTCCGCTGGTCCGCCACCACGGGCGCCGACTGGCTCTACCTCAGCCAGTCGGCGGGAACGCTCCGGCCCGGCCAGTCGTTGACGATCAAGGTGTACGTCGACCACCTGCGGGAGCCCTCCGGCCCCTGGCGCGCGCAGGTGGCGGTGGCACCCGTCGGCGCCGTCGTCCACATCGAGGGCTACGGCACCGCGCCCAGCCCCTCCGGCCCCGGCCCGCGCCCCAGCAGCCCGGCCGAGCCGCCCCCGACCCGGCCCGACCCGACGCCCACGACGTCCGCCCCGGACCCGACCCCGACCACGCCGCCCCCGTCACCCGACCCGGACCCCACGCCCACACCGACGGACCCGGAGCCCACCGAGCCGGCGGACTCGCCGCCCCCGCCCCCGGACAGCGGCGACCCGAGCCCGGCCACGTCATAGGCCCCGGCCGCTCAGACCGCCGGGTCCGCCGGATGCGGGGCCAGCAGCGGCAGCTGCGAGGCCAGCCGCTCCTCGCACAGCTCGACCAGCCGGTCGTAGCCGGCCTTGCCCATCAGCTCGATCAGCTCGGGCCGGTAGGAGACGTACACCGGTTCGCCCGCGCCGTGCGCCGAGGTCGCCGAGGTGCACCACCAGTGCAGGTCGTGCCCGCCCGGACCCCAGCCCCGGCGGTCGTACTCACCGATCGACACCTGCAGCACGCGCGTGTCGTCGGGCCGGTCGATCCACTCGTACGTCCGCCGCACCGGCAGCTGCCAGCACACGTCCGGCTTGGTCTCCAGCGGCTCCCGGCCCTCCTTCAGGGCGAGGATGTGCAGCGAGCAGCCCGCGCCGCCCGGGAAGCCGGGCCGGTTCTGGAAGATGCAGGAGCCCTGGAAGGGGCGGGTCTGGCGGTCGCCGTCCTCGTCCTCGGACACCCAGCCGTTCCGCGTGCCCTCGGCGTGGTGCTGCCAGATGTCCGGCGTGAGCCTCGCCACATGCTCGGCGACGCGCCGCTCGTCGTCCTCGTCGGAGAAGTGGGCACCCAACGTGCAGCACCCGTCATCCGCGCGGCCCGCCTGGATGCCCTGGCAGCCGCTGCCGAAGATGCAGTTCCAGCGAGAGGTCAGCCATGTCAGATCGCAGCGGAACACCTGCTCGTCGTCCGCCGGATCGGGAAACTCCACCCACGCGCGAGCGAAGTCGAGCCCCTTCTCGTCGGATACCGCGACGCCCGGTGATTTGTCGCGCTTGGCCTTTTTCGTCTTTGGCACGAGTCCAGGGTACGGGCCTGATGCCCCTACCGAGGACGGCGGACGGCACCGCTGGCAGTAGCGTTCCGTACATGAGACTCGGTGTCCTCGACGTGGGATCGAACACGGTGCATCTGCTGGTGGTGGACGCACACCCCGGCGCGCGCCCGCTGCCCGCGCACTCGCACAAGGCGGAACTGCGCCTCGCCCAGCTCCTCGACGACAGCGGCGCGATCGGCCCCGACGGCATAGACCGGCTCATCGGGGTCGTCCACGAGTCCCTCCAGGCCGCCGAGGACAAGGGCGTCGAAGAGGTGCTGCCGTTCGCGACCTCCGCGGTCCGGGACGCCCGCAACGCCGACGACGTCCTGGCGCGCGTGCGGGCCGAGACGGGCGTCGAGCTCCAGGTCCTCACCGGCGCGGAGGAGGCCCGGCTCACCTTCCTCGCCGCCCGCCGCTGGTTCGGCTGGTCGGCCGGGAAGCTCCTGGTCCTGGACATCGGCGGCGGCTCCCTGGAGATCGCCTACGGCATCGACGAGGAGCCCGACGCGGCCGCCTCGCTGCCGCTGGGCGCCGGCCGCCTCACCGCCGGCTGGCTGCCCGGCGACCCGCCCGCCCCGGACGACGTCCGCGCCCTGCGTCGCCACGTCCGCACGGAGATCGCCCGCACGGTCGGCGAGTTCAGCCGCTTCGGCGCCCCCGACCACGTCGTCGCCACGTCCAAGACCTTCAAGCAGCTCGCCCGCATCGCCGGCGCGGCCCGCTCCGCCGAGGGCCTCTACGTCCAGCGGGAACTCAAGCGGGAGTCCCTGGAGGGCTGGGTCCCGAGGCTGTCCGGCATGACGGAGGCGGAACGGGCCGAACTCCCGGGCGTCTCGGAGGGCAGGGCGGGCCAGCTGCTGGCGGGTGCCCTGGTGGCCGAGGCGGCGATGGACCTGTTCGGCGTGGAGCGCGTGGAGATCTGCCCCTGGGCGCTCCGGGAGGGCGTGATCCTGCGCCGGCTGGATCACATGGAGTCCGTATAGACCTCCAGAGGGACGGACGTCCAGGGGGCCGGGACGAGCCACGACGGACGCCGCGCCCGCCACGTGGCAATCACCACAACGGCGAGCAGGCACCCCACGGCCTCCCCGTCCCACCCCGTAATCTGTCCTCCATGGCAGAGCCAGCCGTAAAGATCCCGGACGCGAAGGTCGCCCTCTCGACGGCCTCGGTCTACCCGGAGTCGACGGCCACGGCCTTCGAGATCGCCGCGCGCCTCGGCTACGACGGAGTCGAGGTCATGGTCTGGACCGACCCCGTCAGCCAGGACATCGAGGCCCTGCGCAGACTGAGCGACTACCACCAGATCCCGATCCTGGCCGTGCACGCCCCCTGCCTGCTCATCACGCAGCGCGTCTGGTCCACCGACCCCTGGACCAAGCTCCAGCGGGCCCGCGCGGCGGCCGAGAAGCTCGACGCGAGCACGGTCGTCGTCCACCCCCCGTTCCGCTGGCAGCGCCAGTACGCCCGGGACTTCGTCACCGGCATCTGGCGCAT
This genomic stretch from Streptomyces sp. Go-475 harbors:
- the radA gene encoding DNA repair protein RadA; this translates as MAARTKTTKDRPSYRCTECGWQTAKWLGRCPECQAWGTVEEYGAPAVRTTTPGRVTTSALPIGQVDGRQATARPTGVPELDRVLGGGLVPGAVVLVAGEPGVGKSTLLLDVAAKSASDEHRTLYVTGEESASQVRLRADRIGAIDDHLYLAAETDLAAVLGHLDAVKPSLLIMDSVQTVASPEIDGAPGGMAQVREVAGALIRASKERGMSTLLVGHVTKDGAIAGPRLLEHLVDVVLHFEGDRHARLRLVRGVKNRYGTTDEVGCFELHDEGITGLADPSGLFLTRRAEPVPGTCLTVTLEGRRPLVAEVQALTVDSQIPSPRRTTSGLETSRVSMMLAVLEQRGRISALGKRDIYSATVGGVRLSEPAADLAVALALASAASDTPLPKNLVAIGEVGLAGEVRRVTGVQRRLAEAHRLGFTHALVPGDPGRIPAGMKVLEVADIGDALRVLPRSRRREAPRDEEGRR
- a CDS encoding Ppx/GppA phosphatase family protein; the protein is MRLGVLDVGSNTVHLLVVDAHPGARPLPAHSHKAELRLAQLLDDSGAIGPDGIDRLIGVVHESLQAAEDKGVEEVLPFATSAVRDARNADDVLARVRAETGVELQVLTGAEEARLTFLAARRWFGWSAGKLLVLDIGGGSLEIAYGIDEEPDAAASLPLGAGRLTAGWLPGDPPAPDDVRALRRHVRTEIARTVGEFSRFGAPDHVVATSKTFKQLARIAGAARSAEGLYVQRELKRESLEGWVPRLSGMTEAERAELPGVSEGRAGQLLAGALVAEAAMDLFGVERVEICPWALREGVILRRLDHMESV
- a CDS encoding sigma-70 family RNA polymerase sigma factor, with amino-acid sequence MMSSTPEISTRTAGAHRVHREARDRGAARTLAQRPPARYEPYLDGLFTYCLSVLCDHDAATAALGDVLALAERRGRHAPEAPADRRAWLYALARWACLRKLAEAKQKRQSSHAAGRSDRQRADRQTAPALSEEVRERRRAELALLAWPEAAGTTPEQREALELAVRHHLAAHEVAAVLGMDVAATRDLLASAACEVERTRAALAVVETGACPSVAHLVGDDRLVLGTALRRELVRHVDDCPRCRRTAERAIPGRWPGTSVTPAELPVLPAPRAALHVAMAHHPRARGAAPRFDRRGFPMDPKDHAARRDRLRARAVTTTVVATVVAAPVLALWAAYRGTPVGEGQDGRSASAREADDPFGLDGEMAGGGYENTGNASTRPGPRFGKDGKADVSVEVIGVPGAGRKAALDITAGHSGDTTLITLTATGPAPVRWSATTGADWLYLSQSAGTLRPGQSLTIKVYVDHLREPSGPWRAQVAVAPVGAVVHIEGYGTAPSPSGPGPRPSSPAEPPPTRPDPTPTTSAPDPTPTTPPPSPDPDPTPTPTDPEPTEPADSPPPPPDSGDPSPATS